In Prochlorococcus marinus str. MIT 1214, one DNA window encodes the following:
- a CDS encoding TIGR04168 family protein — protein MRIAIAGDLHGSWSQDDLDLLLELNPDGVLFVGDLSDGDLRIVRAINKISIPTSVILGNHDRGRDGSGDVLRAQLDLLGEKNCSWKLSKWALNELSVVGARPCSGGGGFFLTTEVKSVFGEVSLDESVFRIVSAAKSAPIDFPLLILAHSGPVGLGSESSSLCGRDWKLPSMDWGDKDLGIAIDQIRKFRVPDLVVFGHTHHQLRIGGNRTRKTFAQDLWGTSYLNAACVPRRGIDSAGENLCHFSWVEFSNGKLVHASHRWFRNDASIAYKEILLNKEN, from the coding sequence ATCCGAATTGCTATCGCTGGAGATTTACATGGGTCATGGAGTCAGGATGATCTGGATTTGCTTTTGGAACTGAATCCTGATGGTGTTTTATTTGTTGGTGACTTGTCTGATGGTGATTTAAGGATTGTTCGAGCTATAAATAAAATTTCTATTCCCACTTCAGTAATACTTGGAAATCATGATAGAGGTAGAGATGGATCTGGCGATGTTTTAAGAGCCCAATTGGATTTATTAGGTGAAAAGAATTGTTCATGGAAATTGTCAAAATGGGCACTGAATGAACTTTCTGTCGTTGGAGCTAGACCCTGCAGTGGAGGTGGAGGTTTTTTCTTAACAACAGAAGTTAAGTCTGTATTCGGGGAGGTCAGCCTTGATGAATCTGTTTTTAGGATTGTTTCTGCCGCCAAATCTGCCCCAATAGATTTCCCTTTATTAATACTTGCTCATTCGGGACCAGTTGGTCTTGGATCAGAGTCTTCAAGTCTTTGTGGCAGAGATTGGAAATTGCCATCAATGGATTGGGGAGATAAAGATCTTGGTATCGCAATTGATCAAATTCGTAAATTTAGGGTTCCTGATTTAGTTGTTTTTGGCCACACTCATCATCAGTTAAGAATTGGGGGGAATCGAACTAGAAAAACTTTTGCTCAAGATCTATGGGGTACTTCATATTTAAATGCTGCGTGTGTTCCAAGAAGAGGTATTGATTCTGCAGGTGAGAATTTGTGCCATTTCTCTTGGGTTGAGTTTTCTAATGGCAAGCTTGTTCATGCATCACACAGATGGTTTAGGAATGATGCATCAATTGCATATAAAGAGATATTGTTAAACAAAGAAAACTAG
- a CDS encoding TPM domain-containing protein gives MFLMVGGAYAYDNPELLPKEQTPIIDLAKTLSEKQRLDLENSLNSYEQENGWKIRVLSQYEQTPGLAVKEYWDLDETSLLIIADPRGGNLLSFNVGDAYFALMPRIFWVELQTRFGNQFYVRDNGEDGAILASIQAVETCLDRGGCEVVPGLPKEQWQWTLLTSLLGGIIAGFAASPRKENESFSIGWLLLLSPLWIMLFGIFGIAPVVTRTNDILPLMRNVLGFIGSAIGAYLIAERKFKDPDLKKQS, from the coding sequence ATGTTTTTAATGGTAGGTGGAGCATATGCTTACGATAATCCTGAACTATTACCAAAAGAACAAACACCAATAATTGATCTTGCAAAAACTCTTAGTGAGAAGCAAAGATTAGACTTGGAGAACTCGCTAAATTCTTATGAACAAGAAAATGGCTGGAAAATAAGGGTTTTGTCGCAATATGAACAAACCCCTGGTTTAGCAGTTAAAGAGTATTGGGATCTTGATGAGACAAGTTTACTTATAATCGCTGATCCAAGAGGAGGGAATTTATTGAGTTTTAATGTTGGAGACGCATATTTTGCACTAATGCCCAGAATATTTTGGGTGGAATTACAAACTAGGTTTGGGAACCAATTTTATGTAAGAGATAATGGAGAGGACGGTGCAATATTAGCTTCAATACAAGCGGTGGAGACCTGTTTAGACCGTGGTGGTTGTGAAGTTGTACCTGGTTTACCCAAGGAACAATGGCAATGGACATTATTGACCTCCTTGTTGGGAGGAATTATTGCAGGTTTCGCAGCCTCGCCAAGAAAAGAAAATGAATCATTTTCAATAGGATGGCTTTTGCTCCTTTCCCCTCTTTGGATAATGCTGTTTGGAATTTTCGGCATTGCTCCTGTGGTAACAAGAACTAATGACATTTTGCCTTTAATGAGAAATGTTTTGGGATTTATAGGCTCTGCAATTGGTGCTTATTTAATTGCAGAAAGAAAATTTAAGGATCCTGATTTAAAAAAACAAAGTTAA